Proteins from a genomic interval of Candidatus Binatia bacterium:
- a CDS encoding HD domain-containing protein, translated as MKRNTARLAAALLTASTFAARKHRDQWRKDAEASPYINHPIEVAEILARIAGVDDVTVLQAALLHDTVEDTQTSPEELEREFGSAVRKLVEEVTDDKTLPKPERKRLQIEHAPHLSPRAKLLNLADKICNVRDVTHSPPKDWDERRRVEYFDWAAKVMAGYRRTNRALERHFDALLREAQRLMNPLGVSAKRKPA; from the coding sequence ATGAAGCGGAATACCGCTCGACTCGCCGCGGCGTTACTGACGGCGTCGACCTTCGCCGCGCGCAAGCACCGCGACCAGTGGCGCAAGGATGCGGAAGCGTCGCCCTATATCAACCATCCGATCGAGGTCGCCGAGATCCTCGCGCGCATCGCCGGCGTCGACGATGTCACGGTGCTGCAGGCGGCGCTCTTGCACGACACGGTGGAGGATACGCAGACGTCACCTGAGGAACTCGAACGCGAGTTCGGGTCCGCTGTCCGCAAGCTGGTCGAGGAAGTGACCGACGACAAAACTCTCCCGAAGCCGGAGCGCAAACGGCTGCAGATCGAGCACGCCCCACACCTGTCTCCGCGTGCGAAACTACTCAATCTTGCCGACAAGATCTGCAACGTGCGTGACGTGACGCATTCGCCGCCGAAGGACTGGGATGAACGGCGGCGTGTAGAGTACTTTGATTGGGCGGCAAAAGTCATGGCTGGCTACCGGCGTACTAATCGGGCGCTTGAGCGCCACTTCGATGCCCTGCTGCGCGAGGCGCAGCGTCTCATGAATCCGCTCGGCGTTTCGGCAAAGCGCAAACCAGCCTGA
- a CDS encoding DHHA1 domain-containing protein has product MSRKPLVIYHAHCIDGLTAAWVARRSLHDADLHPASHGSSPPDMTGRDVYMLDFAYPRPVMEVIARQVQTLVLLDHHKTAATDLAGLGASATTIRLEFDMQRSGARLAWDWFHPDEREDAPWLVRYVEDRDLWRFALPYSRQVTTGIDAYEHTLESWDALAERDLEEVAREGRVIETYRRRCIEAACTLALPMVIAGYPVRAANCSERRFASDTAMALADGFPFEATYWISANGAVRFSVRSPAEGLDVSEIAKTFGGGGHEHAAGFEVSLEELAQMIRAGAAAGPHSA; this is encoded by the coding sequence ATGAGCCGAAAACCGCTCGTGATCTATCACGCGCACTGTATTGATGGCCTGACGGCCGCCTGGGTTGCCCGGCGCTCGCTGCACGACGCGGACCTGCATCCGGCCTCCCACGGCTCCTCGCCCCCAGACATGACGGGGCGGGATGTCTATATGTTGGACTTCGCGTACCCCCGTCCGGTCATGGAAGTCATTGCCCGGCAGGTGCAGACGCTCGTCCTTCTGGATCATCACAAGACCGCCGCAACGGACTTGGCCGGCCTCGGCGCGAGCGCCACCACCATCCGCCTCGAATTCGACATGCAGCGTTCCGGTGCGCGCCTCGCCTGGGACTGGTTTCACCCGGACGAGCGAGAAGACGCGCCGTGGCTCGTCCGGTATGTCGAGGACCGTGACCTGTGGCGCTTCGCCCTCCCGTACAGTCGGCAGGTGACGACGGGCATCGATGCGTACGAACACACGTTGGAGAGTTGGGACGCGCTGGCGGAACGCGATCTCGAGGAGGTGGCCCGCGAAGGGCGCGTGATCGAGACCTACCGCCGGCGCTGCATTGAGGCGGCGTGCACGTTGGCCCTGCCGATGGTGATTGCCGGCTATCCGGTGCGCGCCGCGAACTGCTCAGAGAGGCGCTTCGCGTCCGATACGGCGATGGCGCTGGCGGACGGGTTCCCGTTCGAGGCGACGTACTGGATCAGCGCCAACGGCGCCGTGCGCTTTTCGGTGCGGTCGCCAGCCGAGGGACTGGACGTGTCGGAGATCGCCAAGACCTTCGGTGGCGGTGGACACGAGCACGCGGCGGGCTTTGAAGTGTCCCTGGAAGAATTGGCTCAGATGATCCGCGCGGGTGCGGCCGCCGGTCCACATTCGGCGTAA
- a CDS encoding aldehyde reductase — MTAASKNTLVLVTGASGFIAGHCVRELLEHGYAVRGTVRSLQAREKCAYLRAIADRTGGTLDLVEADLGSDRGWREAVAGCTYVWHVASPFPAEVPKDEMDLIRPAVDGTKRVLSACAASGTVKRVVLTSSVAAIAFGHDAHDHRVRTEADWSNVDRCEAYQKSKALAERAAWDFVEGLPASQRFELAVINPGFVLGPVLNADPGTSGEVVRKLLAREMPACPRIGFAPVDVRDIAIAHRLAMESPRAPGNRYICAGDHMWIEDMAKVLAAEFNPKGYRVPTGRLPYWLMWVIARFDKTIRLALEYVGREERVSCEKAKRELGWSMRPVEQTILDTGRSMIEYGIVPARG; from the coding sequence ATGACAGCTGCATCCAAGAACACGCTTGTCCTGGTCACGGGAGCGTCCGGATTCATAGCCGGCCACTGCGTGCGCGAGCTGCTCGAACACGGGTACGCGGTGCGCGGTACGGTGCGTAGCCTTCAGGCGCGTGAGAAATGCGCCTACCTGCGCGCCATTGCTGATCGCACGGGCGGCACGCTCGATCTGGTGGAGGCCGACCTCGGTAGCGATCGCGGGTGGCGGGAAGCGGTGGCCGGCTGTACCTACGTCTGGCACGTCGCCTCGCCGTTCCCCGCCGAGGTGCCGAAGGACGAGATGGACCTGATCCGCCCTGCGGTCGACGGGACCAAGCGGGTGCTCAGCGCGTGCGCCGCGAGCGGCACCGTGAAGCGGGTCGTGCTCACCTCGTCGGTTGCGGCCATCGCGTTCGGTCATGACGCGCACGACCACAGGGTGCGCACCGAGGCGGACTGGTCGAATGTCGACCGCTGCGAGGCGTACCAGAAGAGCAAGGCCCTGGCGGAGCGTGCCGCGTGGGACTTCGTCGAAGGACTGCCGGCGAGCCAGCGCTTCGAGCTGGCCGTCATCAATCCGGGATTCGTGCTCGGGCCGGTCCTGAACGCCGATCCCGGAACGTCGGGCGAGGTCGTACGCAAGCTGCTGGCGCGCGAGATGCCCGCGTGCCCGCGCATCGGCTTCGCTCCCGTCGACGTGCGCGACATCGCGATCGCCCACCGCCTGGCGATGGAGAGTCCCCGCGCGCCCGGCAACCGCTATATCTGCGCCGGTGACCACATGTGGATCGAGGACATGGCCAAGGTGCTCGCCGCCGAGTTCAACCCCAAGGGCTACCGGGTGCCGACCGGACGGCTCCCCTACTGGCTGATGTGGGTCATCGCCCGGTTCGACAAGACGATCCGCTTGGCGCTCGAGTATGTCGGCCGAGAAGAACGGGTGAGCTGCGAGAAGGCGAAGCGCGAGCTCGGCTGGTCCATGCGTCCGGTGGAGCAGACGATCCTCGACACCGGGCGCAGCATGATCGAGTACGGGATCGTGCCGGCGCGCGGCTGA